The window CGATGCTGGTGCACATGATGCGCGTCTTCTTCACCGGCGCGTTCCGCAAGCCGCGCGAGATCAACTGGATCTTCGGCGCGCTGCTGCTGTTCCTCGGCATGTTCGACGGCTTCATGGGCTACTCGCTGCCCGACGACCTGCTCTCCGGCACCGGCATCCGGTTCATGGAGGGCGCGGTGCTGGCCGTCCCGCTGGTCGGCACGTACCTGCAGTTCTTCATCTACGGCGGCCAGTTCCCGGGCTTCGTGATCGTGCCCCGGCTGTTCACCGTGCACATCCTGCTGATCCCGGGGATCATGCTGGGCCTGCTGGTGGCCCATCTGATCCTGGTCTTCTACCACAAGCACACCCAGTTCTCCGGGCCCGGCCGCAAGGAGGAGAACGTCGTCGGCATGCCGCTGATGCCGGTCTACATGGCCAAGGCGGGCGGCTTCTTCTTCCTGGTGTTCGGCATCATCAGCGCGATGGCGGCGATCGCCACGGTCAACCCGATCTGGGCCTACGGCCCGTACCGGCCGGACCAGGTGTCCACGGACGCCCAGCCCGACTGGTACATGGGCTTCTCCGAGGGCCTGATCCGGATCATGCCGGGCTGGGAGATCGGCCTCTGGGGGCACACCCTCAACATGGGCGTCTTCGTGCCTCTGATGATCTTCCCACTGGTGCTCTTCGCCATCTGGACGTACCCGTTCCTGGAGGCCTGGGTCACCGGCGACCGGCGCGAGCACCACATCGCGGACCGCCCGCGCAACGCGCCCGTGCGGACCGGCTTCGGCGCCGCCTGGGTCAGCCTCTACGTGATCCTGCTGATCGGTGGCGGCAACGACCTCATCGCCACCCACTTCCACCTGTCGATCAACGCCATCACCAACGCGGTCCGGATCGGCTTCTTCGTCCTCCCGGTGGTGGTCTTCGTGATCACCAAGCGCTGGTGCCTGGGCCTCCAGCGGCGCGACAAGGAGAAGGTGCTGCACGGCCGCGAGACCGGCGTCATCAACCGGCTGCAGCACGGCGAGTTCGTCGAGGTGCACGCCCCGCTCCCGCAGGGACGGCTGTACACGCTCACCTCGCACGAGCAGCCGCAGCCGATGGAGCTGCCGGCCGAGGTGGACGAGAACGGCGTGGTCCGCCGGGCCGGCCTGCTCACCCGCACCCGGGCCCAGCTCTCGCGCGGCTTCTTCGGCCGGGGCAGCCAGATCGCCAAGCCGACCGCGCAGGAGCACGAGGAGATCACCAGCGGCCAC of the Kitasatospora sp. NBC_01246 genome contains:
- the qcrB gene encoding cytochrome bc1 complex cytochrome b subunit, which codes for MRAHQQSRPGPVTSTRSAPANKAEALADWADGRLGIYALSKANLRKIFPDHWSFMLGEICLYTFIIIILTGVWLTLFFQPSMAEVTYEGSYIPLRGIRMSEAYASTVDISFDIRGGLLIRQIHHWAAIVFVAAMLVHMMRVFFTGAFRKPREINWIFGALLLFLGMFDGFMGYSLPDDLLSGTGIRFMEGAVLAVPLVGTYLQFFIYGGQFPGFVIVPRLFTVHILLIPGIMLGLLVAHLILVFYHKHTQFSGPGRKEENVVGMPLMPVYMAKAGGFFFLVFGIISAMAAIATVNPIWAYGPYRPDQVSTDAQPDWYMGFSEGLIRIMPGWEIGLWGHTLNMGVFVPLMIFPLVLFAIWTYPFLEAWVTGDRREHHIADRPRNAPVRTGFGAAWVSLYVILLIGGGNDLIATHFHLSINAITNAVRIGFFVLPVVVFVITKRWCLGLQRRDKEKVLHGRETGVINRLQHGEFVEVHAPLPQGRLYTLTSHEQPQPMELPAEVDENGVVRRAGLLTRTRAQLSRGFFGRGSQIAKPTAQEHEEITSGHGHH